A single region of the Actinoplanes sp. SE50/110 genome encodes:
- a CDS encoding GAF domain-containing sensor histidine kinase codes for MPAQASGSTRIRPLEAAARVIMLALVAVLSLIASGDPRQLGWVALLAVAAVPAFVARRHPVLAPAGRFAEVIVTGLAAGFIAKASTGAVQGFGAEAILPYLAVPLLTAALRRKPTEGAALLGVAAVAMVAGGALAGPKTVLAGTGYLAAGGQWLVLGAIVTFAAEAMRQFLQPAEATPQPYAEATRLLTQLRSVARSLPGATLDPGGISEHLLEELRAVTPGHRAAVLSASGGGRLVVLAQTGAERVDWETTLDADSAIADAWATQQPHVASRSQARTHRGGEVSSLVVPLVAGVRTIGLVILETDAAGAYPSPVVQSVTEVTEPAALRLEAALLFDDVRSLATNEERQRLAREIHDGVAQELVMVGYGIDNAQATLPEGAEETAEELRALRGEVTRVITELRLSLFELRSEVDRNGGLAAAIAEYARTLGTSAGLRVHFTFDESTARLPAATEAELLRIAQEAITNARKHAGAANLWVTCTVDPPYAEIEVSDDGKGFADNRPDGRYGLTIMAERAERIRGRLKITPRHPSGTTVAVVLGTPPRRDSVRDSVSAPEGE; via the coding sequence GCGGTGACCCGCGCCAGCTGGGCTGGGTCGCCCTGCTGGCGGTCGCCGCGGTGCCCGCCTTCGTGGCCCGCCGGCATCCGGTGCTGGCCCCGGCCGGCCGGTTCGCCGAGGTGATCGTGACCGGTCTCGCGGCCGGTTTCATCGCCAAGGCGTCGACCGGGGCGGTGCAGGGTTTCGGCGCCGAGGCGATCCTGCCGTACCTCGCGGTGCCGCTGCTGACCGCGGCGCTGCGCCGCAAGCCGACCGAGGGTGCCGCGCTGCTCGGCGTGGCCGCGGTGGCGATGGTGGCCGGCGGCGCGCTGGCCGGACCGAAGACGGTGCTGGCCGGCACCGGCTATCTGGCGGCCGGCGGGCAGTGGCTGGTGCTGGGCGCGATCGTGACGTTCGCGGCCGAGGCGATGCGCCAGTTCCTGCAGCCGGCCGAGGCGACCCCGCAGCCGTACGCGGAGGCCACCCGCCTGCTCACCCAGCTGCGCAGCGTCGCCCGTTCGCTGCCCGGCGCGACCCTGGACCCGGGCGGCATCTCCGAGCACCTGCTGGAGGAGTTGCGCGCGGTCACCCCGGGGCACCGGGCCGCGGTGCTCTCGGCCAGCGGCGGCGGCCGGCTGGTGGTGCTGGCGCAGACCGGGGCGGAGCGGGTCGACTGGGAGACCACGCTCGACGCCGACTCGGCGATCGCCGACGCCTGGGCCACCCAGCAGCCGCACGTGGCGAGCCGGTCGCAGGCCCGCACGCACCGGGGCGGCGAGGTGTCCTCGCTGGTCGTCCCGCTGGTCGCCGGGGTCCGGACGATCGGCCTGGTGATTCTGGAGACGGACGCCGCGGGGGCGTACCCGTCGCCGGTGGTGCAGAGCGTGACCGAGGTGACCGAGCCGGCCGCGCTGCGGCTGGAGGCCGCCCTGCTCTTCGACGACGTCCGGTCGCTGGCCACCAACGAGGAGCGGCAGCGGCTGGCCCGGGAGATCCACGACGGGGTCGCCCAGGAATTGGTGATGGTCGGCTACGGCATCGACAACGCGCAGGCCACCCTGCCGGAGGGGGCCGAGGAGACGGCGGAGGAGCTGCGCGCGCTGCGCGGCGAGGTGACCCGGGTGATCACCGAGTTGCGGCTGAGCCTGTTCGAGCTTCGGTCGGAGGTCGACCGCAACGGCGGTCTGGCCGCCGCGATCGCGGAGTACGCGCGGACCCTGGGCACCAGCGCCGGCCTGCGGGTGCACTTCACCTTCGACGAGTCGACCGCGCGTCTGCCCGCGGCGACGGAGGCGGAACTGCTGCGCATCGCCCAGGAGGCGATCACGAACGCGCGCAAGCACGCCGGCGCCGCGAACCTGTGGGTCACGTGCACGGTGGATCCGCCGTACGCGGAAATCGAGGTTTCTGACGACGGCAAGGGTTTCGCCGACAATCGGCCCGATGGCCGGTACGGTCTCACCATCATGGCCGAGCGGGCCGAACGCATCCGGGGTCGTCTCAAGATCACTCCACGACACCCCAGCGGGACAACCGTCGCCGTAGTGCTCGGAACCCCGCCTCGGCGCGATAGCGTGCGGGATAGCGTTTCCGCTCCAGAAGGGGAGTAA